In Pseudonocardia sp. C8, one genomic interval encodes:
- a CDS encoding HIT family protein: MSTVFTKIIEGEIPGRFVWADDQCVGFLSINPLGPGHTLVVPRAEIDQWVDADLELSTHLTEVARAIGLAVRKIWSPPRVGLMVAGFEVPHLHVHVFPAWDMRAFDFANAATDVDAAEQDGHAEALRSALRAAGHGDQVPE, translated from the coding sequence GTGAGCACCGTCTTCACGAAGATCATCGAAGGTGAGATCCCCGGGCGTTTCGTCTGGGCCGACGACCAGTGCGTCGGCTTCCTGTCGATCAACCCGCTCGGGCCCGGCCACACCCTGGTCGTGCCGCGGGCCGAGATCGACCAGTGGGTGGACGCCGACCTCGAGCTGAGCACCCACCTGACCGAGGTCGCGCGGGCCATCGGGCTCGCGGTGCGCAAGATCTGGTCGCCGCCACGGGTCGGGCTGATGGTGGCCGGGTTCGAGGTACCGCACCTGCACGTGCACGTCTTCCCGGCCTGGGACATGCGTGCCTTCGACTTCGCGAACGCCGCGACCGACGTCGACGCCGCCGAGCAGGACGGGCACGCCGAGGCGCTGCGGTCCGCGCTGCGGGCGGCCGGGCACGGCGACCAGGTGCCGGAGTGA
- a CDS encoding histidine phosphatase family protein, which translates to MQLILVRHALPERVAHTDGTHADPGLTPEGHAQAARLVSALAGEPLAALYTSTMRRAAETAAPLAAARGLVPVARADLREYDAERPEYVPVGQLAGADPVAWERMRAGELPDHVDAAAFTRRVHHALEEIVAAHPGRATAVVVAHAGVVNAYLATILGIDRLLPFPLDHTGITRVLCARDGLRKARTVNELSHVADLL; encoded by the coding sequence GTGCAGCTGATCCTGGTCCGGCACGCGCTGCCGGAACGGGTCGCCCACACCGACGGCACGCACGCCGACCCCGGGCTGACACCGGAGGGGCACGCGCAGGCCGCGCGGCTGGTGAGCGCGCTCGCCGGGGAACCGCTCGCGGCCCTCTACACGAGCACGATGCGGCGGGCCGCCGAGACCGCGGCCCCGCTGGCCGCCGCCCGCGGTCTGGTCCCGGTCGCCCGGGCCGACCTGCGCGAGTACGACGCCGAGCGCCCGGAGTACGTGCCGGTCGGGCAGCTGGCCGGGGCCGACCCGGTGGCGTGGGAGCGGATGCGGGCCGGGGAGCTGCCCGACCACGTCGACGCCGCGGCGTTCACCCGGCGGGTGCACCACGCGCTCGAGGAGATCGTCGCAGCGCATCCGGGGCGGGCGACCGCCGTCGTCGTCGCGCACGCCGGGGTGGTGAACGCCTACCTGGCGACCATCCTGGGCATCGACCGGCTGCTGCCGTTCCCGCTCGACCACACCGGGATCACCCGGGTCCTCTGCGCCCGCGACGGGCTGCGCAAGGCGCGGACGGTGAACGAGCTGTCGCACGTCGCCGACCTGCTGTGA
- a CDS encoding MFS transporter — translation MTVTGSGDAARGGDPAASPFRIADFRALWTAEVLSTAGDQATRVALTVLVLERTGSVATSATVYALTFLPALLGGLLLGHLADRFPRRAVMVAADLARAGLVALMAVPGLPLPALGALLVVAVLLGGPHTAARSALLPDLLPGPLLARGIALRQVSAQVAQVAGFGGGGLLVAWLTPAGALLADAGTFVLSALVVAVGVGARCAVLRVGGPARAARVSAGRWFGGARAGLALVLGCPRRRYLVAAAWLIGIYILPEALAAAYAFAIGAGPVEAGLLMAADPAGSVLGAVALTVAPPLGERWLIPFAVGAAVPLVLTPFAPGLWAAVALWALSGACATACLIQAQSGFARATPSALRGRATGVASAGLVASQGAAVLLGGVLAQWTDPAAALAVFGAAGAVFALAGLRCLRVPAAPGGLAPGTAG, via the coding sequence ATGACTGTGACCGGCAGCGGGGACGCGGCGCGCGGGGGCGACCCGGCCGCGAGCCCGTTCCGGATCGCGGACTTCCGCGCGCTCTGGACGGCCGAGGTGCTGTCCACGGCCGGCGACCAGGCCACCCGCGTGGCGCTCACCGTCCTGGTGCTGGAGCGGACCGGGTCGGTGGCCACGTCCGCGACCGTCTACGCCCTCACCTTCCTTCCCGCCCTGCTCGGCGGGCTGCTGCTGGGGCACCTGGCCGACCGGTTCCCGCGCCGCGCGGTGATGGTCGCCGCCGACCTGGCCCGGGCCGGGCTGGTCGCGCTGATGGCGGTGCCCGGGCTCCCGCTGCCCGCGCTCGGCGCGCTGCTCGTCGTCGCGGTGCTGCTCGGCGGGCCGCACACCGCGGCCCGGTCGGCGCTGCTGCCCGACCTGCTCCCCGGGCCGCTGCTGGCGCGGGGGATCGCGCTGCGCCAGGTCTCGGCCCAGGTCGCCCAGGTCGCGGGGTTCGGCGGGGGCGGCCTGCTGGTCGCGTGGCTGACGCCGGCCGGGGCACTGCTGGCCGACGCCGGCACGTTCGTCCTGTCCGCGCTGGTCGTCGCCGTGGGGGTGGGCGCGCGCTGTGCGGTCCTCCGGGTCGGCGGGCCGGCCCGCGCCGCGCGGGTGTCCGCGGGCCGGTGGTTCGGCGGTGCCCGCGCCGGCCTGGCGCTGGTGCTGGGCTGCCCCCGGCGGCGCTACCTGGTGGCGGCCGCCTGGCTGATCGGGATCTACATCCTGCCCGAGGCACTCGCCGCCGCGTACGCGTTCGCGATCGGTGCCGGGCCGGTCGAGGCCGGGCTGCTGATGGCGGCCGACCCGGCGGGCAGCGTGCTGGGCGCGGTGGCGTTGACGGTCGCGCCGCCGCTCGGGGAGCGATGGCTGATCCCGTTCGCGGTGGGGGCGGCGGTGCCCCTGGTGCTGACGCCGTTCGCGCCCGGCCTGTGGGCGGCGGTGGCGCTGTGGGCGCTCTCCGGGGCCTGCGCGACGGCCTGCTTGATCCAGGCGCAGTCGGGTTTCGCCCGGGCGACGCCGAGCGCGCTGCGCGGCCGGGCGACGGGTGTCGCGTCGGCGGGTCTGGTCGCCAGCCAGGGCGCCGCCGTGCTGCTGGGCGGCGTGCTGGCTCAGTGGACGGACCCGGCGGCCGCGCTCGCCGTCTTCGGGGCCGCCGGTGCGGTGTTCGCGCTCGCCGGTCTGCGGTGCCTCCGGGTGCCGGCGGCACCGGGAGGGCTCGCTCCGGGGACGGCCGGGTGA
- a CDS encoding GGDEF domain-containing protein — translation MGIRRPGGATGLPILGLPRPMLAVFAVVVLGAAALLVGGATTLPPDGTTGTALLGALGLIALGVVHTEAATGIERVRRGVADSSYFDLSSVWTFAGALLVPPALAGVVVLGVYGHLWWRVWRPAGAPLYRHVYTTATVVLAAFTAAALVAPDQIAAAAGAGRGSMLAGYGWLLVAMVVYVLVNQVLVAVALALSSGRRFAWRGLLGDGDDHVLEGATLCLAVLAALAAVRQPALVLLVLPPLLLLHRAVLIRQLEERANTDAKTGLLTAAAWRGRAHRALARARRQRGAVAVLILDLDHFKSVNDGYGHLAGDEVLSAVAGALSAQVRDADPAGRFGGEEFVVLLTGLPEGAQGLELAHAAAERIRRTVRELVVQVEAPVGPLTITDLSVSVGVALSGLDGDVLDELMQVADYALYAAKRAGRNRVRLGRAEADPGAEA, via the coding sequence ATGGGGATACGCCGTCCGGGTGGCGCGACCGGGTTGCCGATCCTGGGCCTGCCCCGCCCGATGCTCGCCGTGTTCGCGGTGGTCGTGCTCGGCGCGGCCGCGCTGCTCGTCGGTGGGGCCACGACGCTCCCGCCCGACGGGACGACCGGGACGGCGCTGCTGGGCGCGCTGGGCCTGATCGCCCTCGGCGTGGTGCACACCGAGGCCGCCACCGGCATCGAGCGGGTCCGGCGGGGCGTGGCGGACTCGTCCTACTTCGACCTGTCCAGCGTGTGGACCTTCGCCGGTGCCCTGCTGGTTCCACCGGCCCTGGCCGGGGTGGTGGTGCTGGGTGTCTACGGGCACCTGTGGTGGCGGGTGTGGCGCCCGGCGGGGGCCCCGCTGTACCGGCACGTGTACACCACCGCGACGGTCGTGCTCGCCGCGTTCACCGCGGCGGCGCTCGTCGCGCCGGACCAGATCGCCGCCGCGGCCGGTGCCGGCCGCGGCAGCATGCTGGCGGGGTACGGCTGGCTGCTGGTGGCGATGGTCGTCTACGTCCTGGTCAACCAGGTGCTGGTGGCGGTGGCGCTGGCGCTGAGCTCCGGCCGGCGGTTCGCGTGGCGGGGCCTGCTCGGCGACGGCGACGACCACGTGCTGGAGGGCGCCACGCTCTGCCTGGCGGTGCTCGCCGCCCTGGCCGCCGTGCGCCAGCCCGCGCTGGTGCTGCTCGTGCTCCCGCCGCTGCTCCTGCTGCACCGTGCGGTGCTGATCCGCCAGCTGGAGGAGCGCGCCAACACCGACGCCAAGACCGGGCTGCTCACCGCGGCGGCCTGGCGGGGCCGGGCGCACCGGGCGCTGGCCCGCGCCCGGCGCCAGCGCGGAGCCGTGGCGGTGCTGATCCTCGACCTGGACCACTTCAAGTCCGTCAACGACGGCTACGGCCACCTGGCCGGTGACGAGGTCCTGTCCGCGGTGGCCGGCGCGCTGTCCGCCCAGGTGCGGGACGCCGACCCGGCCGGTCGGTTCGGCGGCGAGGAGTTCGTCGTGCTGCTGACCGGGCTCCCCGAGGGGGCACAGGGCCTGGAGCTCGCGCACGCGGCCGCCGAGCGGATCCGGCGGACCGTGCGGGAGCTCGTCGTGCAGGTCGAGGCCCCGGTCGGGCCGCTCACGATCACCGATCTGTCGGTGTCGGTCGGCGTCGCGCTGTCCGGGCTCGACGGTGACGTCCTCGACGAGCTCATGCAGGTCGCCGACTACGCGCTCTACGCGGCCAAGCGCGCCGGGCGCAACCGGGTGCGGCTGGGCCGGGCGGAGGCCGATCCGGGCGCGGAGGCCTGA